In the Nodularia sp. LEGE 06071 genome, CATTAATGTAAATATTCCACTTTTATGTAAAAAAGGAATGTCCATAAAATGCTTGCAACTATTGCCAATCATGGAATACAGCTTATTATGGAAAGTGGGTAATCAAGAAGATATTCCAGATTTACCTTACTCAAAGGTAAAACCGGAATAGTAAAAGGTAAAACTTTTTCAATGAAAAATGACCGCAGTGGGAAAGCAGCCGTATTGACCGACAATGATTATTCAAAACTGAGAAGAAATATTAAATCTGTTAAATATAAATTACTATTAGATTTGGCTTGGTACACCGGGGAAAGATGGGGCGCTTTGGTACAGCTGCGGGTGAGTGATGTCTACCATGCAGATGGGACTCCCAGAGATGTGATCACTTTCCGGGCTGTAACTAGAAAAAAACGCACTGACGGTAAGTCCGATACTCGTCAAGTACCAGTCCACCCAATCTTATTTGAAAACCTGCGGTTGTTTGCGCCAGGCGCTAGTCCCTGGTTATTTCCGAACAGGGATGGGGATAAGTCCGTGACTTGGAGAAATGTCTATGCGGTGTTTATGAAAGCTGTTGAAAATGCTGGGCTAACGGCCAAGGGCATCAGCACTCACTCCACCCGCAGAAGTTTTATCACGAAGCTGCACAACAACGGTGTAGCTACAGCCACCATTAAGAAAATTACCGGGCACAGGGATTTTAAATCCCTAGAAGGATATATAGAAATTGGTTCTAATGAAATCAAGGGAGCGATAAACACCCTATAAATACATTTATACTAGGCGATATCAGAAGTCCCTGTGAAAAGCTATATCCCCGCCGTGTGAGGATATAGCTTTTTTCTGATATATTTGTACTGGTATAAGAGATAGATGCACCCCGTAAGCAGCAGCGCCTGGCGAGTAGGCGCTGCTGCTTTTTTAATTAGCCAAACCCCTGATTAGATTTTGAATCTCCTGGGGAGACTTTCTTAGAGCGATCGCCTTTTCCACTCGCTCCTTTATCTCCAGGCACTTATTATTGGTGGTATTACCACCGGGTATATGGATATGTTTAATCCGTCCTTGGTAGTAGCAATAGCGATAATACCAATACTTTGAGCCACTGCGAGTTACATAATAAGTTTCAATCCATTGATTTACGGGTTGTTCTGGAAGAGTTTGTACAGGTTGGGGATTTTCACAGTTAACCGGCTCAATTTCTTCCGACGTGGGAGTTTCACAGGTTGGCTCCTGGAGCGGTGACAATTCTGATAGAGTAATTTTCTCCTTGATAATTTCACCGGCGAAATATCCTTGAGCTTTGGAAACAGTGCTAAATAGCTTGGTGATTTTAAACTTCCTGTTTCTGGAAGAGTGCCAGTAGATGCCGCCTTCCTCAAAATGCCACCCCTGAATCGGCTCTTCCACTTCCTCTATAAAATCACCGTATTCGTTGAACTCTTCCAGAACACTGTCATCTTCCACGGGAATATCCAACGCCAGGCGCATCGTCTCACCCCTATTTGGTGGTGTAGTTCTCCCCCCTGGGTAGGTTTGGTCAACGAATTCAACAAAATCTAGCTCTGCCTCCGCGGGGGTGTCGTAGTTACCCTGGAAATTTCCACACATTAGGTAGTCATTCCAGGCCTCAAATTCTATTCGGTGCTGGTCACGCTTTTCTAGAACGAAAAACTCACATCTATAACCGCGATAATTACTCTCCCAACTACTGCCAGGAGGTGTAACTTGTTCTGGAAACCGTTTTTCCCAATCAATCCATGCTCTTAGGTAATCAGTCCTTGTTGGGTAATCATCTGGTTCTGGTGGTTCCTCTGAAGCGTCATAGAACAGTGTCCCCTGACCTGAGTCATCAACTCTTCCAGAACAATCTAAAACTACTTCATCCCAAAAAGGATCATATTCAGCCTCAAAAGGTTTAACTGATGTATATTCAGTCACGTTGAATAATGTGTTCATGCACTTGGATTTGATATTAAAAACTATCTACTGCTACCGCGACGTGTTCGCCGCCGAAATGGGACTATTTGATGTCTTACTGTAGCTGCAACTTCTCTCATGGCTTCACTCCAGCAGAGTGCTAAATACAATGGCATACCAGCTAATTCGGCTTCTGTGATAAACCGATCGCGAATCCACTTCTTGAACAGTTCTCTCTCCTTCATGGTGTTAACTCCATCTGCTCAAGGCTGATCACTGCGC is a window encoding:
- a CDS encoding tyrosine-type recombinase/integrase, which gives rise to MKNDRSGKAAVLTDNDYSKLRRNIKSVKYKLLLDLAWYTGERWGALVQLRVSDVYHADGTPRDVITFRAVTRKKRTDGKSDTRQVPVHPILFENLRLFAPGASPWLFPNRDGDKSVTWRNVYAVFMKAVENAGLTAKGISTHSTRRSFITKLHNNGVATATIKKITGHRDFKSLEGYIEIGSNEIKGAINTL